From a single Tetrapisispora phaffii CBS 4417 chromosome 15, complete genome genomic region:
- the IRC8 gene encoding Irc8p (similar to Saccharomyces cerevisiae YJL051W; ancestral locus Anc_1.331), whose amino-acid sequence MHQRTIAAVVSILSSLLSIALGAVAVSLAKKYDPNRCVLIIIACSSIIYGITNIFDILSTIQRSKRINKYFSFNRELFLLLQLLILGSAVEFFNNSLKNLITNDSSYLTNSLEQRLYIGFSELLIFSLFINGINIGSLNAVKSFCTRKEGEDKGVITPDYEKIYNHDQQAYKPSIPLKISSQTLTPDMDLANFGENNNIGSNYDVKNLRNGKQINLDANYNIIPAQSGINTRESSGNLSFPSVLRTKLSSSHLKPQKNLNEPSKIEEASEVSRKDKTKNFCSSFFISTSKILKGSKNYDATQAQKTSMIHSNLVQNKISKSNKNFKYFSKLSAISDMQRDMLSKYTSTDSVNKNAETNEKSDTNSYLTEKKRMSSLILESNVNMNRADKFLDECNPVALEKEAKIEVERQALKRINSALLPPILSPCEAPVLQQQGFIPGLIPELLESASNKLQTVDEINSPENFVHDHHYDNFSFDDKILEDNDLQSISQIPMFPEEPVPTQKDYKQFNLSVENLPGNVTLDMWNSDKSKFMKRAETLQDNLLLPAFNFSKQELIELDDDNSNSSILDNSHFHFPKTALGHKMNLTQIDLPYENYDTISQLDEYLTDLNDKDNNDESQLLENGLNQNLSSSNITEICSKDLSRINTRHSPTKSIISIISSGTGIHHRQKSHAGSGMGSISHNRGNSQMSNYLNSQNNFSTMLSPPTSPTRNKTFKRLGKKLSISNLSDSLSPIHSTEMTFTESMKTSNNDSNFGKLMFSGHKKRGKSLDFSYLHSLQNNGSPTKSPFNGVSQKGSITENRRNSAFAEKNLRTVSSLFYHQENSNTSPYLSDKRKQLTINTDLRAFDDQPLFTLRSTSYYSDEQKSTTSNTEYPQTLTSQYDQEKWNSSHNLMTKSDINVAL is encoded by the coding sequence ATGCATCAACGTACTATTGCAGCGGTTGTATCAATACTCAGTTCATTACTGTCAATTGCATTGGGAGCTGTAGCAGTATCACTAGCCAAGAAGTATGATCCTAATAGATgtgttttaataataattgcaTGCTCTTCTATCATATATGGtataacaaatatatttgatatattgtCAACTATTCAGCGAAGTAAGCgtataaataaatactttTCCTTCAACCGTGAATTGTTCTTACTGTTACAATTACTGATATTAGGTTCTGCTGTTGagttttttaataattctctTAAGAATTTAATTACAAACGATAGTAGTTATCTAACAAACTCACTGGAACAACGTTTATACATTGGCTTTTCtgaattgttaatattCTCGTTATTCATAAATGGTATAAATATCGGAAGCTTGAACGCTGTTAAGAGCTTTTGTACCAGAAAAGAAGGAGAAGACAAAGGCGTAATCACTCCTGATTAtgaaaagatatataaCCATGACCAACAAGCTTATAAACCTTCTATCccattaaaaatttcatctCAAACACTAACTCCTGATATGGATTTAGCTAATTTTGgagaaaataataatatcgGTAGTAATTATGATgtaaaaaatttaagaaatggaaaacaaataaatttagatgccaattataatattattccTGCACAAAGTGGTATAAATACGAGGGAATCATCAGGAAATCTTTCATTTCCATCTGTACTTAGGACAAAGTTAAGTTCATCACATTTAAAACctcaaaaaaatttaaatgaaccATCTAAAATAGAAGAAGCATCTGAAGTTTCGAGAAAGgataaaactaaaaatttttgcagttcattttttatttcaactTCTAAAATTCTCAAAGgatcaaaaaattatgatgCAACTCAAGCACAAAAGACTTCCATGATCCACAGTAATTTggttcaaaataaaatttccaaatcaaataaaaatttcaaatatttttcgaAATTATCAGCTATATCTGACATGCAAAGAGATATGTTAAGCAAATATACATCTACAGATTCCgtaaataaaaatgctGAAACTAATGAAAAATCAGACACAAATAGTTACCTTACTGAAAAAAAGCGGATGAGTTCTCTAATATTAGAGTCTAATGTTAATATGAATAGAGCAGACAAATTCCTTGACGAGTGCAATCCTGTTGCATTAGAGAAGGAAGCAAAAATAGAAGTTGAAAGACAAGCATTAAAAAGAATCAATAGTGCTCTATTACCTCCAATATTAAGCCCATGTGAAGCCCCAGTGCTACAGCAACAAGGGTTTATTCCAGGCCTAATACctgaattattagaatcAGCTTCTAACAAACTTCAAACGgttgatgaaattaattctCCTGAAAATTTTGTTCATGATCATCATTAcgataatttttcattcgACGACAAGATCTTGGAAGACAATGACTTACAAAGCATATCACAAATTCCTATGTTTCCCGAAGAACCAGTACCAACACAAAAAGATTATAAGCAATTTAATTTGTCTGTTGAAAATCTTCCTGGAAATGTTACTTTAGATATGTGGAATAGTGATAAATCAAAGTTTATGAAAAGAGCAGAGACATTGCAGGACAATTTACTTCTGCCGGCTTTTAACTTTTCTAAACAAGAATTAATAGAACTTGACGATGAtaattctaattcatcaatattaGATAACAGTCATTTCCACTTCCCCAAAACTGCACTAGGCCataaaatgaatttgaCCCAAATAGATCTACCATATGAAAATTATGACACAATCAGTCAATTAGATGAGTATCTAACTGATCTTAATGATAAAGACAATAACGATGAAAGCCAGCTATTAGAAAATGGATTGAATCAAAACCTTTCTTCATCTAATATCACTGAGATATGCTCAAAAGACTTATCGAGAATCAATACAAGACATTCACCGACCAAATCGATAATCTCAATAATCAGCTCCGGTACAGGTATTCATCATAGACAAAAGTCACACGCTGGTAGCGGTATGGGTAGTATATCTCATAATAGAGGGAATTCACAAATGTCAAATTACTTAAATTCCcaaaacaatttttcaacaatGCTGTCTCCACCAACTTCACCAACAAGAAACAAAACTTTCAAAAGATTAGGCAAGAAATTATCGATTTCCAATCTATCTGATTCATTGTCACCAATACACTCGACAGAAATGACCTTTACTGAGAGTATGAAAACTTCAAACAATGATTCTAATTTCGGGAAACTAATGTTTTCTGGCCATAAAAAAAGAGGGAAAAGTTTGGACTTTAGTTATTTACATTCATTGCAAAATAATGGATCCCCAACTAAATCACCATTTAATGGTGTTTCCCAAAAAGGTTCGATAACGGAAAATCGTAGAAACAGTGCCTTTGCGGAAAAGAATTTGAGAACTGTAAGTTCATTATTCTATCACCAAGAGAATAGCAATACATCTCCATATTTATCGGATAAACGAAAACAATTGACAATTAATACCGATTTAAGGGCATTTGATGATCAACCGTTATTCACATTAAGGTCAACATCGTATTATTCAGACGAACAAAAATCCACAACATCAAACACCGAATATCCACAGACATTAACTAGCCAATATGATCAAGAGAAGTGGAATTCAAGTCACAATCTAATGACTAAGTCGGACATCAACGTTgcattataa